TGCGGTGTACTCTGTGAAGGGCTTGGCGATGAACATGCCGGCATTGTTGACAAGGGTATCGACGCGGCCAAATTTCTCGACCGCACGTTGAATCACGCGCACACCTACCGCCGGATCGGTAATGTCGCCGGCAACAGTGAGCAAACTTGGTGAATCTTCTGCCTTGATGGACCGCGAGTTCGCGACGACGCAGTAACCGCGTTCGAGAAATCCGCTGACGAGGCCGGCACCAATTCCTTGCGAGGCACCTGTAATCACAGCTACTTTACGTTGGTTGTTCACAACACTTCTCCAGTTCACTTTGAAATGGCTTATGGTTCTTTGCAAAAGTCGATGAAGCGATCCGTGGCTTAGACGAGGTTGATTGACACGTCGATATTTCCTCGCGTGGCCCGAGAATACGGGCAGATTTGGTGTGCGCCATCCACCACCGCCTGGGCAGTCTCGCGTTCCAGTCCAGGTAGGCTGATGTTCAGTCGTGCGCGTAGCAGGAATTCGTCGCCGCACAGGCCCAAGTCGACTTCTGCATCAATGGCGGCGTCTGCTGGCAGTTTTCGATTCATCTTGCCAGCGACCAGCATCATGGCACTCATAAAACAGGCCGACCAACCGGCGGCAAAGAGTTGCTCTGGATTGGTGCCCGTCCCGGCCATGCCCGGTGACGAAAGTTTGATATCAAGTCGTCCATCTGAACTGCGCGAGGTGCCATCCCGGCCGCCGCTGGTGTGGGTTCGTGAGGTGTACAAGATTTTTTCGGTCTGAGTCATCATCATCTCCTAGATTGAGTCAGTATCGTGACGGTCGTCTGTGTCTATCCGGCTTCACATGTACTAGGCGTGGCGACTGGACAGGCGCCGTTCCTGGCACCTAAATCAGCAGATGAAGCAAAACAAGATTCGGACCTATTTGCGGCGATATGACACCGATTCCGCGGCATAGGCATAAGTCCATCGCCACTTGCAGGGCTTCATTCCCGTCGAGTTGCTTTGCCGCGTGTGTAAGACTCACTAACCACACGGGTATATCTCGGAAAGTGGCGAGCAGAGGCTCCGCCAGATAGCTCCTACCAAAGCGAGGAAACTCAAATGTCGACTCTACTTGATCCTCTCGTCGTGGGTGATTGGAAATTACCAAACCGCGTGGTGTTGGCACCGTTGACGCGGACCCGGGCAAGCGCGGGACGTGTTCCGAATGCGATGATGGCAGAATATTATCGGCAACGGGCAGGCGCGGGGCTGATGCTGACGGAAGCCACTAGCGTCACGCCGATGGGCGTGGGCTATCCGAATACGCCGGGCATTTGGTCGCACGAACAGATCGAAGGCTGGAAGCTGGTAACGCGCGCGGTGCATGCAGCCGGCGGACGGATTCTGTTGCAGTTGTGGCATGTGGGGCGAGTTTCGGATCCGTGGTACCTCGCTGGCGAATCGCCCGTCGCTCCCAGCGCTATCGCGCCGGCTGGTCATCTCCATCTGTTGCGACCAGAGCGACCGTTTGCGATTCCTCGTGCACTCGAGACGGCCGAGATTCCGGGCATTATCGCGGCCTACAAGCAAGGCGCGGAGAATGCCGAGCGCGCTGGCTTCGATGGCGTGGAGATCCACGGCGCGAATGGTTACCTGTT
Above is a window of Anatilimnocola aggregata DNA encoding:
- a CDS encoding organic hydroperoxide resistance protein → MTQTEKILYTSRTHTSGGRDGTSRSSDGRLDIKLSSPGMAGTGTNPEQLFAAGWSACFMSAMMLVAGKMNRKLPADAAIDAEVDLGLCGDEFLLRARLNISLPGLERETAQAVVDGAHQICPYSRATRGNIDVSINLV